aaaaatcatattagaCTACAAGTGAAAATGctaaatacaaaaatacaatgtaaacaaaaagtaaaacgAATTCGTAATGCTCATAAGTGAATCCCCATATCCATAAGTAATGGCATGATATAACTAGCATATAATGCAGAGAAAATTAGAACATTCAAGGCAGATAATAATGCACATAACAAAGCACAGACTATCCTGGATCTGTTAAAACTAGCTGCAACCAAACTCAAATATATAAGCAGCAATTAGCAATCCACTGAGCCATCTTCAAATAATTCACACAATCTATTAATTAGTGCATAATGACAAGGATATATATACAATGAATTAATTTACCATAAATTCAAACAAGTGAAATTCTAAGAGAAACTAACTCTCAATGAACCGAAACCAAACTTTCTACATAATCCTTTGAATCATGGAACCACCGTATGGTATATCTACTTTTAATTTTCACAACtgttttatcttttaaattatAGATAAATGACTTTTTGCAATGTTTACTTGCAAAAATTACTATATCAGCATTTATATAAAGGCACATCAATTGATAACGATGACCATAACGAATGTTAAGCATTGGAGGCTCCACTAGAAGACGAATTGGAAGTTGCATTGCAAGATTCTGGTAACTAATCTTAAATACTTGAGTCCAAGATTCTTGAACCCCATACTCCTTCATCttccataaaataaattcagTATTGTTGGAATCATGCGAAAAACAAAGACAGTCCATTAGAACCCTAAGAACCAGCTGAGAAAATGGCACCTCATCAAAACCGAGAGGCAGCAGAAACTGTTTGTATGTCTCCGTCGAAAGGTCCAGTGAAAGAATCACAAATTTCTTAATATGAGTAATAGACTTATCCAGAGCTAACCAGTTAATGGTGCCATAAAAATGCACACCATTATTAAGGCTATCTAACGTATAATAATGATCCAACGAATTATTAGGAGCCACAGGAAAATTTTGAATATTTCTCCAACAATTATCACCTAGATTGAAAACTTTAACATCGCTAGATCCATTATTTTTTTCAGCACGAAACGCTACAACCTTATAAGTTTTCGTTGAAGCATCATAACCAAATGTGAACCTACAATTGTGGTGGCCAAACGTGTCCTCAAATTTTTCAGATCTTGTTGTTCTAGTGGCAGGGTTTGAGAAATGGAGCCAATACTCAAAAGTTCCTGCCGGTTTCCTAGAACTGGAATCAAAACAGAGCAATCCGTTACATGAACCAACGAACCTCCCGTAAGCTTCCTTCCAACGATAGAAATCGTCGCTGGAAATGGTGGCGGATCAGTTTTTGAGTAAACGATGCACATGGAAGGAAGGGTACGATGAATTTCTTAAGATTCGGTTTTTTTTCATACCAAGATAAAGTGAGGTGCGGGTTTTGTGAAGATGCCTTAAGGTGTTTTTCGACAAAGTTTGATTCGGATGTGAGAGCGTTCCATGACTTGCTCACACATTTGAATTGCACGATGGTTTTTACGCTAAGCAGAGATAGGATTTCGGCGATGAGGTTGATGGGGAGGAGGATCACCTTCGACGACGAGTTTGAGTTATTTGGTGCATTGGTTAGACTTGACTAAGCTACTTGATAACTAAAAGACTAAAACACAAATCTCTGTTCCAAAATTGCATTAATTAGAGGGAAAAATGAGATGAAATGAAACCTTGTGGACCAATAGGTTTAAGTGAGATCCACAAAAATGTAACCTGTTAATGCGTGAGAACTTCTAACACATTAAAAAATCAACTGGTTTGAGTTAAAGGTGAAAGGAGTTAGGAGTAAAGTTATGCATAATGTAAAAAATACTAACACTAACAATTAATT
This genomic interval from Trifolium pratense cultivar HEN17-A07 linkage group LG6, ARS_RC_1.1, whole genome shotgun sequence contains the following:
- the LOC123891994 gene encoding F-box protein CPR1-like, which gives rise to MHQITQTRRRSSRKPAGTFEYWLHFSNPATRTTRSEKFEDTFGHHNCRFTFGYDASTKTYKVVAFRAEKNNGSSDVKVFNLGDNCWRNIQNFPVAPNNSLDHYYTLDSLNNGVHFYGTINWLALDKSITHIKKFVILSLDLSTETYKQFLLPLGFDEVPFSQLVLRVLMDCLCFSHDSNNTEFILWKMKEYGVQESWTQVFKISYQNLAMQLPIRLLVEPPMLNIRYGHRYQLMCLYINADIVIFASKHCKKSFIYNLKDKTVVKIKSRYTIRWFHDSKDYVESLVSVH